The genomic window TAGCAAGCATAGAACCCAACGAGGAATAATAATTGCTGCTGCTATCAAAACTTCATAACGACGGTTAATAAAAAGGCGCAGTATTTAAGACTTTCAGAAGTATCTTTCAATAGTATTACTCCAATAATAAATCTCCCGGCATCATCGAGATTATCCAAACTGATATCCTTATAGTCTTCAGGATCATAGGAATCTACCCCAGCTATTAAAGCTAAATCACTTTCTAAATCTTCATTTATATATTTCTTTATAGCATCATAAATCTTGATTTTATTATTTTCAAAGGCATTCAGGGCTTCTTCTATCAATTGATCTACACCTGTATCACTTGATAGTCCGAAACTAGATACCATATATCCCTTTAGTTCGGCTATGTCATTGACTTGTGTATACAAGCTCAGAATAAATCCTTCATCAGCCCCAGTCTCTACATCATCATAAATGGTATTTATAACTTTGGCCCTGTTTTCTACATTGTTCATCATAATTCATACTCCATTATACTTTACTACTTTAAATTCACAATGCTCAAAAAAAAAGAGGATAAAGCCTACCTGTCTTTTTTAATTTTATCGGACTCAAGATACACTGATACGCTTTTGCCATTTTTGTTTATCAATTTTGCAGTCATGTAGATTTTACATCTTCCTTACTATAAGACCTTATTTTTATCATATTCTTTATCCTTGATTTGAATGGAATCAATAACGTGCTTTAATACTAATCTAAATTGTTCCGGAGTCTCTTCTCTGCCATTTGCCATCCACTGAACAAGAAGGTTCCAAAATCCTCCTATACTATAATATAAGACATAGTTCACTTCTTCCTGCTTACCGTATTCTGGGATCCTGTCTTTTAGAGACTTATGTATCTGTGGTATTTTTATGTTCATTATATTTAATAATTCAAAAAGTAAATCTGATTCGTTTAATGAGTAAAAAAGATCAACATGGGTAAACCAAAAATTAAAGAAAATATTGGCTATATTCTCTACAGATAAATTAACTTCTTTTGTTAGCGCTAATGTATATTCATCAATAATTTGTGAAAGCCCATATTTAAGCAACTCATTTTTAGAGGAAAAATAACGATAGAATGTTCTACGGGAATAACCTGCTTTATATGCGATTTCTTCTACAGTAAGAATATCATATTGATTATCCAACATCAGTAAAAATAAAGAATCTTTGAAAGACGTTTTAATTTTCTTTTTTTCAAGCACCCTATCTTTCCTAACCTGACACAAGTATCAAGAGTTCTGCCCAGATATTCTCATTGATTAACAGAATCACTCCATCTAGTATGAACATTAAAGATGATATTTTCAACTCTACATAGGAAAGTATCAAACATGGCATTATATTAAGTTAAAATTGAGTTTTTGATATTTTATATTTAAAAGGAAGTGACTATGACTGAATTAGAAGATTTTGAATTAAAAATTATGTCCTCTAACAAGGAAGAAGAAGGGGAAGCCAAAACTATTTTAATGGCATCTAAAGATCTAAAAAACATACTATGGGACAAATACCAGGCATTATTAACTCTATTCTCTGATAAGAAAACTAAAACTGAAATCTTTAAAGGAATGAAAAAAATAGAAAAGATAGTTTACCCCTCTGCATTAAATACAATGTGGACAGGTATAGATTTCTCATCAGTAAGAGCGGAGATTCCCAGGTTATCAGATGATTTTTTTGATTATCCTTTTCTTCAGGATATATGGCGATTGGATTTATCAAATAAAAAAACTACTGAGATTTCAGACAAGATCTCTCAACTAAAGAATCTTAAAGAGGTTTTCTTCAATCATAATGATTCCTTACCTAAACATCTTTTTTCAATAAAATCACTAGAAACCCTAGTTAGTAGATTCAACAATATACAAACCATACCCGATGAAATTCAAAATCTAACATCTTTACAAGGATTGAATATAGCTGACAATCCAATAGAAGTGTTTCCGAAAGTTATATCTAACTTAACTAATCTAACTTGGCTAAATATCAAAAACACGAATATCACAGAAATACCAGAAGAAATTGGTAAACTCACAAAACTTGAACAACCTAATTTTGAAAACTGTAGAATCAAAAAGCTTCCCGAGTCCTTCTGGCAGCTAAGGGAATTCAGATATATGCTTTTTAGTTTTTCTAATTTAGAGGAAATCCCCGACAACCTTCCTGACTACCCTAGATTAGATAAATTTGATATCAGAGGAACAAATATCCCTCAAGACAGAATAGAGAAACTAATCGATCAATTTGGAGACAAGGTATCATATTAAGAAGATTTTTGTACTAGGTTATACACAGAAGACGTAAGCTTCTCTCTTTCCTGTAAATGTATGAAATTCCACAATTCATATTGTTTTACTCTCTTAGAAATGTAATCTAAAGCAGGCCGACTTAAGCTGGTTATCGACTCGCAATCGACATCCTCTTCAATTACAATCTCACAATACTCTAATTCTTTAGAAGGGATATCTTCTATTAGATCCATACACTCTCGTTCTAGAATAGCTATATTCTTTAGATAGTAAGCATGGGGATGATCAGCACCTATTAGGATCCTGCTAAGGGAATTTTTATGAATACTCCAATATATTTCATCATGAACATAAGGATATAAAATTAACTCATATTTTTCTTCTATTCCAAGCACCTGGTCATAAGTATTATACACTCCAGCATCATGATAATAGTGAATTTGATCTGATGTATAGACATAATCCAGACAACCGAATTGCTTAGTATAGCTCTGTTGGTCATTGCCCCATTTAAGGACAGGATATTCTTTTGGGTAAAACCTTCCAGCCTCTCTATTGATAAAGACAACAAATCTCATTCCTTCTAATAGAGGAATGTGTTTATACCAACTATGGACATTAGAAAGGTGATCAACAAATGCTAATATTTGCTTCGATGATATCATATCAAATACCTCTGTCTCTTTTTACCTTTTCAATGATAGCCGAAGTTGTTTTTAAGATTTTATATTTAGAGCCAATATGAAATGAAATTTCTGGAGTAAAAAAGAAAAAGGGCCTTCCCTCTTTAGGTACAACACGATAGGTTACGGGACTAATCATGATAGTTCTATCTATGCTTTCGATCTCATTCCAAGATAGAAATCGTTGCTTTTTGTATTCTACTATCATTAATGATTCTTTA from Spirochaeta cellobiosiphila DSM 17781 includes these protein-coding regions:
- a CDS encoding leucine-rich repeat domain-containing protein — encoded protein: MTELEDFELKIMSSNKEEEGEAKTILMASKDLKNILWDKYQALLTLFSDKKTKTEIFKGMKKIEKIVYPSALNTMWTGIDFSSVRAEIPRLSDDFFDYPFLQDIWRLDLSNKKTTEISDKISQLKNLKEVFFNHNDSLPKHLFSIKSLETLVSRFNNIQTIPDEIQNLTSLQGLNIADNPIEVFPKVISNLTNLTWLNIKNTNITEIPEEIGKLTKLEQPNFENCRIKKLPESFWQLREFRYMLFSFSNLEEIPDNLPDYPRLDKFDIRGTNIPQDRIEKLIDQFGDKVSY
- a CDS encoding TetR/AcrR family transcriptional regulator, with the protein product MLEKKKIKTSFKDSLFLLMLDNQYDILTVEEIAYKAGYSRRTFYRYFSSKNELLKYGLSQIIDEYTLALTKEVNLSVENIANIFFNFWFTHVDLFYSLNESDLLFELLNIMNIKIPQIHKSLKDRIPEYGKQEEVNYVLYYSIGGFWNLLVQWMANGREETPEQFRLVLKHVIDSIQIKDKEYDKNKVL